TTTGGAAATAGGTCTATCAAAAGAGAATGCAGGGAGTACTAATGAAGATTTCATTTTCGCTAGTAGTAATTAAAAAAATAGATTCTAAACATTTTATAACTAGAGATGATATAAACCTCAATCAAATTATTACCAACACAACTTAATTAAAAGAATTTCAAAAAGACATATTACAGACGGATTCTAAAGAACTGAATGCAATGACTATAATataagaagattcaaaactTATCTCTTAATTGTAATGACCAGATACATCTTAAACAATGTTAACATAACAATTATTCACCATAACAATTATTCACCACATGTAACAAAAAATTGTTTTTAAACGCCACCAGATGGCTTTTTGCATCACAGAGAATGGTTTGGCCAGTTGCCGTTAAAACCCATTGGCAATAATTTTATTGCACATAGGCACTGCAAACTGTTTATGTCATCTATTGGCATTGACCCATTTTTAAGTAATACGGGCCAATGTAagctttctctctccctccatCCCTTTGATTGTTTTGCCTCGAAATTTTGCAAAACATTGAGGCTGGACTGGATGTTCTAGTAATTCCCTTGAAATGCATATGGGTTTAGGAGCCTTTGCCCTGTTTTCTATTCATGAACCCTATGCTCCACGTAGTAGTTAAAAAAAattattccctttggtgtaaaCGGGCACCTAAAATACACTATATCCCTGGTCTAAATGGCGCCCTGCAAAGATCAGAGTAGGCACTGTTTATTCAACTCGAGTCTGATACCATATTAATTGCTAGTTCAACGGTTTGCAGCATGGAGATGTGCGCAAACAGAATATATTCAGAAATCAGAACAACTGAGATCCATGATCCCTCGACCACTGTATGGCTTTGGCGTGCTCTGAATTTTGTTGCCTCACTGGCTTTAGCAAAATCTCTCTTCCTGAGCTTCTTTCAGAGTACAAGTGTTTGAAAGAATAAATAAAGTATATTTAAGACGCAAGTTTTACAAGTGATGAGCGGTTTGTGTTTCATCGCCTCTTCCTCCTCAGGATCTGCAGCAAAATCTCGTTGAAGGTGTCGACGGGCCCGGGCAGGCAGAAGTGGAGGCAATCGGAGTACATCCTCTCCGGCACGCCGTGCGCGAACGGGTCGCGGTGCATGTACACGCTCGGGTGTCCGTCCGGCCGCATCGCCGCCAGCTTCGTCACGTCCAGCACCTCGACCCTCGTCGTCGCGCCGCCCCCGGCGCTCCTCGCCCTCGCGGCCTCCGCCTCGTCGTACACGATGTCCCTGAGCTCCCTGCAGATCCAGTCCAgctccttctccccctcctcGTACGGCTCCATCTTCGTGCACGCCGTGGGGCTGTCGCTCGGCCTGCCCTCGAAGTGCGCCGGCGAGAACGTGGCCAGCACCACCGTTCGCGGCCGGCTCGAACTCAGCCGCTCCACCGCCGTCCGGTACGCCATCTTGAGCGGCCACGCGTAGCCGACGCCGGTGTAGTTGAGCTCGGCGGGGGCGTTGTGGGCGCCAATCACCTCGCTGCCGTTGTAGTAGATGGCCCCATTCAGCAGCCAGTGGCTGGCGCCGAGCACCGCCACGTCGATCGTGTCGGCGTCGGCGCCCCACCCGTCGCCGGGCGTGTCGAGGTGGACGTGGTTCTCGCGGACGCTCTCGTCCTCCGACTTGCCCGTGgccttgacgatgaacgggttCCAGTAGAAGGACACCGTCACGCCGTGCGCCGGGAACGCGTACCTCCAGAAGTTGTGCTTGTGCTGGTCGGCGTCGCGGTACACGAGCCGGCTCGGGAACGCGGCGCCGAGGAGGCAAACGAGGGACTGGGCCTGGTTCCGCGCCATGGAGTCGCCGATGAAGGCGACGTGCTTGCCGCGCACCGCCGAGAGGAACGCCCCAGCGTCGAACGCCGGCAGCGGGCACCCACCGGCCGGCTGCCACCGCCAGTCGAGGTAGCCCGTGTCGGGCCGCCCGTTGCGGAGGCAGTCGTGGCTCTCCTTGACGTTGCACTCGGTGGCGTTGTACCGCCGCGCGTAGCCCGGCGACCACACCCACCTCCCCTCCGAGTAGTTGCAGCCCTCATCTCCTCCCGGCCTGCAAAGAACCAACGCAGTAAGATCTAGGTGCTTGCTCATGTAACCATGGAGGTCTTAAGCGCTCAGCATCTTTCACCTACACTGATGAGACGGAGTAGTAGGTGTTGTTGATGTACTGGAGCAGAGGGGAGAACGCCGGCCGTTGAGCGCCGGCGGGAGAGCAGcagaggaggtggaggagggccAGGGAGACGAAGCCGCAGGCGAGCAGAGCGCAGACGGGTTTGGAGACGAAACAGGGAGGGTTTTTGCTGGATGGCTTGTGGTGGTTGTGGGAATCCAGAGGCTGGTACGACGCTCCCATCTCTAGGTAGCCGATGATGAGATGAGCTATGGGAAGGGATTGAGTTGGGAAGTTCGATGTAGTACATATAGCCCAGCTCAATCATACAGGAGGGGAGTGAACTTTGGGAAGAGGATAGGACCTTTCCTTATCATGCACGGTTATGCATTGCATATGGATCTGTTCTGCCAAATTAAATAAGAACAATGGCGGTTCATCAGCGGGTTTATATCACTAAGTCCTTCAGAACTTTCCGTTCGAGTCATGCGATCGCTTTTTAAGCGGGTTCATCAGCGGACAGCAGGTTTATAATAAGCATTTCGTTCCTTTAGTGAATGCTAGACCTAGGACAAAAGACAGTGCCCATTCTTCCCACCCTCCATTTCATTTGTTTTCTAAAGATCTCAGTCACTACATTCTACTTCTTTTGTTTTCTTAAGATCTCAGTCAGATTTAGTGGTGATTAATTTCTGCGTTCATAAGATGCGCATATGAAGCATGCATGTCATACCGAACGGATAGCATCTCCTTATAAGTCTAATGCTCTACAGCACTACTGAGCCAATGAACAATCTCAAACCTCATCATGTCATAAGCGAGCATATAACTATGTATGTTTTTTCCTGCTACTCAATACACTTGGTTGCGTTTGCGGTGTTGAACCAAACGCAACCTAAAAGCAAAGGCATGCTCATAGCGTGCTACCACCAATGACGACCTGTGCAGTGTTTGAATATAGATCACCAGACTAGAAAACTTGGCGCGGCCTTGCCGCGCCCTCCTTGGAGTGGGCCAGTTTATTGCTTTTGTGATTTGTCTCTAACCCTTCTATCAATATACTTGATTTAAAGATGTACTAAAGTTGTACATCATGATTAACATTGCTAATATTTACAACAAAAGCTTAGCTGCAGAGTAGTAGATAATCCATTTTTGATATGCGAGGATATTGTGAGCTAAGTTATCAGTAGTTTTTTTTTACAGCAAAAGCATATTGTGTTGACTTGGTACCATTCTGTCGGCTATCCAGATTCAAGTGGTGTACCTAAATTTGGCAATACGTTTTATGTGTACTGTTTTGCAGAAGTACTACTATTAGTGTAATCAAAACAAATGTAAGGTCTGAGTAACCGTACAACTAATTCTTAGACCTAATTGGATTGCTATTTGGTCTTGCACAAGGGATTTTGCAAGAATGCTTAGGAGCGTGAGCATACTTTGAAGTGTACAATTTTAGCGGTACAGTGTTGCATTTGAGTACTGGTATTGTCGAAGGTCATTTTAATTTAGAGATGGAAGAGATTCACATAATTGGTAGGTGAAGAATTATCTGGTACATAGAATCATTTTAATTTAGCACGGCACGAGGGTCAAGGCCAGTAGCAGCAGCTGCAGCCGAATGCAATGCATCGGTGGAGCCGCGACCCTCGAACTTGACTCCTCCAGTGTAGTCGACGGTCCTTGTGTGCCTGGCTATTTCTTCCTCGGTTCTCCACCACAAGTAACACACTTTTTTGGAAAGACTACAAGCAACGCACTTGCTACTGTCTCGAAACTCAATATGCGCCGAGCTAAATCTCGAGCGTCGTTATGCGAGCCATCTTCGTGCACCGGAGCTCGAGCATGGTCGCGTAACGGATCCCGCCCTATGACATCCCACCATCGTAGCACCAaacctgtcggtgttttaccgctacGCTCATCGagagatacccccgaggtgatgagtttgtaggtagggtgtcgccgagatcaggaactcgaaggtgcaaggaacacaaggtttagataggttcggattgctgagagtgtaataccctatgttctgtgtggtttgtattacctttgatggtgattgtcctCGAGGGGTgttcggtgttttaccggctgcccaccgagggttatgcccaaggtggtaagtttaggtgaggagacgccgagatcagggattcgaaggtgcaaggaacacaaaacttagacaggttcgggccgcgaggcgcgtaataccctatgtcctgtgtggtggtttgtattgccttgggtgtagaatgatctgtttTGAAGGGgcccctgccccccttatatatccggaaggtcagggttacatggatctaatcaataccagccaaggaattgtacccgggtataactcgagtagtttccttctgtaccgactagctttatctcctactcaaacgagtagaaaacaatacaaataagagataagacaggttttatctcttaaccttgtttaaactacgttatgtacacagccccgtagccccaggtctgacaagcccctgagctcttcgtagctaagaACTGCaagcttctcgagtactttcgaagtagtcttcgacttcttgcaaagctccgtcttgaagttcttcttcgagtacttacttggctgcatcgaagctatgaggtgctcatgccccgaattattcctttggtatggtgtgcgattgaaaaatcgcactccatatggagtagcccccgagccttaagttgaatcgaagaatcaggctgagggtcgcattagtcttaaatcttccttacttactcttcgaacaaattcgaaaaaataagtagtcgatgccacgtaccctgcagcccccgagtcttgaacccaaatctcctaggtttgggaaaaaggatccaagaatcgtggcattggtgttactctgaaatcccgagaaaaactcttcgccttctgcacagtgaaattaagcctcccgctggtttatttaaccgcgcggtgacttagggtttcttctgcactctcagtcttcatttgaatcgtcttcgagtagttttgcagtgtccagcccccgagcttacgagccaggagagccgaatgagcgatgtcgagtagtgtgcatcgcccagcccccgagcctgggaactagcggaactgtgatggcacgccgtgctgcctggaggattgttgccgaagcttgatctgaaaaaagacaatgcatacatcaTGTAGCATAATGTAAAGATACCGAGTaatactcagtaataatgtgaagacaccaaaatttatttggtgtaaaaattgctgtgtcgagctcttttttagaccatttaaatctcccgaacAGTCCACCTATTACGTTTAAGCATCTGGTCTTGTTTTAGCCGTTGCTCATAtcgtgtatgagatctttgtctcgtgtacgcgtagaggcgttaggcgtgacaaaagagccgaggtttcacggattaaggtgtgtgctactcaagtagattagcgaccgttaagaggagacaacgagctaaaagtagtcatcatgcgacaaagaggatgcgcagtgcgcaaaagtagttgacgaagtgtagctctggagggtttcaatgcccgtcgagggacatacacagataggtagtcggcgaagtgtagctctggagggattcatacccgtcgagagacgtacacagataagtagtcgatcatggtgtagcccccgagggtttcatacccgtcgagaggcgtacccaaaaaggtatcCAATCATGGTTTAGCCCccaagggtttcatgcccgtcgagaggcgtacccaaaaaggtagccgatcctatgaagaacaagtcggaaaaggtataaatcacttagcttgattcgtggatgaatgtcaatgaagccgtggagctcgttgatggagctgtgacgatttgttgatgaagctcgactagtcggagtcgataccaactagttttcaagtcgaggcgagtagtcgaagtagtcgtcgtcGGTGGGCCgtcgatcgtcctcgcgaagtcgaggtgccccacggtgggcgccagcacGGCCTtctggtgaactagaaagatgccatcgagttcgccggtggatcttcgatgcgctcccctacctggcgcgccagctgtcggtgttttatcggctgcccaccgaggagcatgcccaaggtggtaagtttaggtgaggagacaccgagattaggaactcgaaggtgtaaggaacacaaaatttagacaggttccggCCGCGAGGcatgtaataccctacgtcctgtgtggtggtttgtattgccttgggtgtagaatgatctgttttgaaggggtccctgtccccttatatatccaggaggttagggttacatggatctaatcaataccagccaaggaatcgtacccgggtataactcgagtagtttccttctgtactgactagctttatctcctactcaaacgagtagaaaacaatacaaataagagataagatggactttatctcttaaccttgtttaaactacgttatgtacacagccccgtagccccgggtttGACAAGGGGGTCCCTGTCTTCTCTTATATAGTCCGGGGGACagatttacatggaagtcctagtcgggtacaagcccaggagttctacccgagtacttctcgggtagttttctaccgtgtccgactagtttcactactgtatgagtagtccaacttcactacgagtagttaccacagatgtagggcgtggatCATGTCTCGTCCCGTATCTTAAGACAGTCCCAtgtacccgggtctgacaagcccccgaactCTTCGTAGCcaagtactgcaggcgtccgagtacttctaaaggtgtcgtcgagttctcccgaacttcatcttgaaggtgtcctccgagtacttccttggttgcgtcgaggctgtgaggtgctcatgccttgAGTAGTTGTCTtgtcttctttatatggggtgcaattaagctcgcactccatatggagtaccccctgagccttaggttgacttaTAGAATCAGATTGAGGGTcgatttaatcttgagtcttctatctttatcttccaccagatttaaaaaataagtagctgatgacacatgtcccgcagcccccgagtcttaaatccaaatccccaagttttggaataaaggatccaaagaatcgtggcatgcaatatatgacggtaaagatCCGATGGTGAACGTGGGcaaattggtgtagtaaatttgaaaacctcttttttcgggatgaattccTTAAAAAATTAGTGAAACAAATAACATCCCCAACAAACAtccaaaattacctctcaaatcaaaCTTTGTGCCCTGAGCTAGTGGCTAAATAAGACCTCTGTGTAATAATTTgaacaaaccccttatttcaaaataaaattccTGAAATAATAGTTAATAAACATCTACCTAAGATAAATCTTTaaaagcctcttggatcggATATTGTCGAGTAATTTTACAGCGTCCAGTATTGAAACATGAGAGCTGTCCCTTGTggcacgctgagtgccttgtccGATCGAACCCCTGAGCCAAGGGGCCACATGAGGATCATAGAATATACATAGCAATTGATGgcgtcagcccccgagcccaggCATCAAGCAAGTAGCCGCTGGTGCTTGAATTGCCATTGAAGCTATCTAGTCGGAGTCGGTCCCgactaggattgtagtcaagACAAGTAGTTGAAGTGGTCGAATATGTGtagaactagtcgtaaactagtaaacttcttgtcatgggagcgagaccccttcaataacatagtacATAGTGTACAAGTCGAAAAAAAGTAATATATTAATGGAAATAAGGGAATGAGGCCCCTTCATCAAACTTGCGTGTCGTAACAGTTGTAAACCAGTAGAACATCATTGTGCTAGAAGTATGAGCACAAGGCACCTTCAGTAACCCAAGATACTAGATGGAAATTAGTAATTTGTTACTGGaggtatgggagtgaggcccctttagcaaacttgcgcgtaataccaatcgtaaaccagtaaaatagCGTTGTGCTGGAAGTATGAGCGCAACACCCCTTCAGTAATCCaagatactagtcgaaaactagtaattagttactggaaattgggagcgaggccccttcagcaaattTGCGCataataccagtcgtgaactagtaaaacggagttgtactagaagtatCAATCTCCAGGCACCAATAGAAGATGTCCCTAGTTAATCAAGGATGAAAACAACGTAGATGctcaatattccaagaatttggtaccTTCTGGCCGTTAGGGTATTGTAAGCGATAAGATCCAGGGCATGTAAtcttgtgcacaatgaaagaTCTTTCCCATCATGAGTTAAGCTTTTGTAGCTCAGTATCATCCTGGATTCGTTGAAAAACCATATCTTCAACGttgaaagagcgtcgttgaacATTTCTGTTGTGGTAATGATGAAGTCCTTGTAAGTATCAGGCCGACTACAACAATACATTGCATCGGATTTCCTCAGCTGAGTCAAGCTCGAGATGTCTGGTAGTGTCAGCCTCGCCTTCGTCAAACATCTTCAGttgtggagacttccacatcatgtcagctggtaatatagcttcagacccgtatacaagaaagaaaggtgactgttctagggctttgcttggttgtgtgcgaagccccagactactgatgagatctcatcgatCCACCTGCCGCCCTTTTTACTGTTCTTATCATAAAGTcgtttcttcaatccatcaagaatcaagccgttggtGCGCTCAACCTAgccgttggcccgcgggtgagacactgaaacatatttgacttcaatgaaACCGCGTTCACAAAAATCCtagaactgatgcgagtggaaattggatcccaaatctgtaatgatggtgttggggaagccaaaataATGTAAGATAtcgcagatgaaagtaaccactcgtTCCGCCGAGAGCGTTGCAATtgttaagggccctatcatgtccagacCCCAAtatgcaaacggccatgaggGTGGTAAACTGATGAGGTTATGAGCTAGAACATGGGGTTGTTTACCAAAGAACTAGCAGTTGGTACACCGACGAACGAGTGCTTTGACATCTGCCAAAGCGGACCGCCAGTAGAAACTAGATCGAAgcgccttgccgactagtgtgcgagaagccatgtggttcccgcacacgccttcgtgaatctcttggagtatctctttgccctcctccatGCTGACatacttcatgagtatgcctgatgctgatccatgCTTGTACAGGTTACCCCGACTAGAACGTACCCTTTGCTGCGCCGTAGGATGCGGGTAGCTTTAGCACTTTTTTGGTCGACGctggggggtagtttgtgctcctggatgtagtcgatgaaggccacccttCAGTCGACcttgatcatcaagacctctcggtcgggttccttgggaccctgaacgatggaacttgagtctggtgctctgatggaagggtgatgcaactcgtgaatgaAAAGTCTCGGTGGGACGTTAGCTCGATtagaacccagtttggagagcacatccacgcccacattgttgtcacgaatcacatggtgaatttccaaccCCGAGCACTCTGTCTCATGATTGGTATTTCCGTAACGTAGGCGtacatggtgtccttgttgatgccccactccttgttgacttgttgaaccaccagtaaggaaTCACCGtagacgagtagtcgcttgatgtcCAGGGAGACTGCTAGgcgtacttgagctgttctcctcccgggctgatgaaaagtactcccgcaccacTACTACCGAGCTACAGTGAGCCATCAAactacatgacccaatgctctagcTGGTTGgatggggcttccacttggttttctcgccgcTCTGCCATGAAATCGTCTTGTACCTGTGACTTGATAGTTGTCCGGAGCTTAAAGTTGAGTGTGAGGGCTCCCAACTCCatggcccacttggagatgcgcccggtGGCATctcgattgtggaggatatccgcaaGTCAGAGACCACCAGAACATTGTATGCGTTGAAAtagtggtgaagcttcctggaagtgatgagtataccataaagtattttctgaattgttgggtaacgaaccttagattcacagaggacttcgctgatgaagtagactggtcACTACACCCCGAAGGCGTGGCCTTCCTCCTTgcgttccaccatgattgccgtgctgatgacgtgagtagtcgcggcgatgtagagtagcagattcTCGCTTGGTTGGGGAGCCATCAGGATGGGTAGCaactgcaaatggtgcttgagatcttgcagcatctggtttgcctcctcggtccactggaaTTTGTTGtggagcttgagcaatttgaagaagggtagtcctctttCTTCAAGTCAGGAGATGAATCGATTCAAAACTGCCATGCAGCCTATGAGCTTCTGGACGTCCTTGACCATCCTTGGAGCGTCCATGGCTATGATGGCGTTGATCTTCTccgggtttgcttcaattcctcggtgactaacaatgaacccgagtagttttccttgtggcacgccaaagacgcacttcgtCGGGTTAAACTTCCATCAAAACCATCACAAGCTAGTGAATGTCTCCGCGAGATTAGTGATAAACTCATCGTGGAATCTAGTCTTGATGATCAtatcatccacgtaagcttcaacattgtggtgtagctggtccgcaaggcacagttggatggcccgttggtaggtgactcctgcgttcttcaacccaaatgacattgtAGTGTAAGCGTATTCTctaaagggggtgatgaacaccattttgatctgatcttcctccttgagagctatctgatggaAGCCCGAATAGCAGCCGAGGAAGGAGAGTAAGAcgcagccagccgtagagtcaatgacttggtcgatgcgtgagCGCGAAAAGGTCCTTCAggcagtgtttattgagatcagtataatccacacacatcctccattcattattattctttttaaAGACTAGtatagggttagctaaccactcggggtggtacacttctttaataaaaccagccatgagtagttttgctagctctttcttgatggcctccctcttgtcgggggtgaagcgtcgtagtcgttgcttctttggagtggctttaggatcgacttttaggcagtgctcgatcaactccttgggcacccctggcatatccgctggtttccacgtgaatatatCACAGttggccctaaggaagctgatgagcacgctttcctatttgtcgcctaagccgccCTCGATCAAAATAGTCTTGGACGGGTCGTCTtgttgcagctggatggccttgatgcctacgttgctagggttgggtttaaccctcgactggctaggccgctagttagagatctccatctctaagTTGGTCAGCTTcggcgcggccgcgagtacttctacaCACGGCTCTGGCATGCGTGATGTTGTGGCGTACTCAATCGTTTCCTGgtcgcagtcgtatgacttcttcaggtcaccaTGGAGTGAGAGTACGCCTATGTTGCCTGGTATTTTGAGTAGAAGGTAGACGTAGTAGGGCACGGCCATGAGTTTTGCTAGTGCTGGTCTGCCAAGGATGGAATGGTATGACGAGTCAAAATCTgtcacctcgaacttgatgtactcggtgcggtagttatcTTTCATCggaaaggtgactggcaggaccactgacccgagtggtgtagccgtaTTACCCGGGACAATACCATAGTAAGGAGCTTTGCggggggtgagcatcttggagatgtccagtcccatcttctttagagtactcatgaaaagcaggttgaggccgctcccgccatcgatgagtactcgggttagcTGTGAGCCCATCACGACAGGGtctaggacgagcgggaatttGCCCGGCTcgaagaagctggtccattgatcatccctggaaaaggagatcgagacctcgctgtatctcagaggccttgtc
The genomic region above belongs to Panicum hallii strain FIL2 chromosome 4, PHallii_v3.1, whole genome shotgun sequence and contains:
- the LOC112890838 gene encoding protein ALTERED XYLOGLUCAN 4-like, which encodes MGASYQPLDSHNHHKPSSKNPPCFVSKPVCALLACGFVSLALLHLLCCSPAGAQRPAFSPLLQYINNTYYSVSSVPGGDEGCNYSEGRWVWSPGYARRYNATECNVKESHDCLRNGRPDTGYLDWRWQPAGGCPLPAFDAGAFLSAVRGKHVAFIGDSMARNQAQSLVCLLGAAFPSRLVYRDADQHKHNFWRYAFPAHGVTVSFYWNPFIVKATGKSEDESVRENHVHLDTPGDGWGADADTIDVAVLGASHWLLNGAIYYNGSEVIGAHNAPAELNYTGVGYAWPLKMAYRTAVERLSSSRPRTVVLATFSPAHFEGRPSDSPTACTKMEPYEEGEKELDWICRELRDIVYDEAEAARARSAGGGATTRVEVLDVTKLAAMRPDGHPSVYMHRDPFAHGVPERMYSDCLHFCLPGPVDTFNEILLQILRRKRR